From a region of the Lactuca sativa cultivar Salinas chromosome 4, Lsat_Salinas_v11, whole genome shotgun sequence genome:
- the LOC111904630 gene encoding protein-L-isoaspartate O-methyltransferase 1 has translation MKMSSSVVAYSFRHIPPLKQRSIRYFSHQSPLRRRPLCSPCSVLVATSTSSCSLPNSASFTGNSLFRRMERYWAASSINKNKGMVEHLQRYGVIQSKKVAEVMETVDRALFVPDGSSAYEDSPMQIGFNATISAPHMHATCLQLLEKNLQPGMHALDVGSGTGYLTACFALMVGPQGHAIGVDHIPELVTMSIKNIEKSAAAPLLKDGSLALHVGDGREGWVEFAPYDAIHVGAAAPEIPQPLIDQLKPGGRLVIPVGNVFQELKVVDKKEDGSVSVRSETSVRYVPLTSREAQLRGY, from the exons atgaaaatgtcGAGTTCAGTTGTAGCGTACAGCTTCCGCCATATCCCCCCTTTAAAGCAGCGCTCTATCCGGTACTTCTCTCATCAAAGTCCCCTCCGCCGTCGTCCGCTCTGCTCCCCGTGCTCCGTTCTCGTCGCAACCTCAACATCGTCTTGCAGTCTTCCAAATTCGGCGTCTTTCACGGGCAATTCTTTGTTTCGTAGGATGGAG CGATATTGGGCTGCAAGCAGCATCAATAAGAATAAAGGAATGGTGGAGCATTTGCAGCGTTATGGAGTTATTCAGTCAAAAAAAGTGGCTGAAGTGATGGAGACTGTGGACAGGGCTTTGTTTGTACCTGATGGATCCTCAGCCTATGAAGACAGCCCTATGCAAATCGGCTTCAATGCCACCATTTCTGCACCTCACATGCATGCTACTTGCCTTCAATTGTTGGAGAAAAATCTACAGCCTGGGATGCATGCTTTAGATGTTGGTTCAG GAACTGGATACTTGACCGCATGTTTTGCGCTTATGGTGGGCCCACAGGGTCATGCAATCGGTGTGGACCACATCCCCGAATTGGTTACAATGTCGATTAAAAACATCGAAAAAAGCGCCGCTGCTCCATTACTCAAAGACGGATCTCTCGCCTTACATGTCGGAG ATGGAAGAGAAGGGTGGGTGGAATTTGCACCTTATGATGCTATTCATGTTGGGGCAGCAGCACCAGAAATTCCACAACCACTGATCGATCAACTGAAGCCTGGGGGCAGGTTAGTCATTCCAGTTGGGAACGTTTTTCAGGAACTTAAAGTTGTTGATAAGAAGGAGGATGGTTCTGTGAGTGTGCGTAGTGAAACTTCAGTACGATATGTTCCACTCACAAGTAGGGAAGCACAGTTGCGTGGCTACTGA